The following is a genomic window from Syntrophorhabdus sp..
AGGTTGCACCGCCGGAACAGAAGGCTGAAGTTCCCGTAGCGGTTTCCCCGCTGAAGGACATCAACTTCGATTTCGACAAGTATGCCATCAGGGATGCCGATGGCGCGATACTGAAAGAGAACATGAAATGGTTCCAGGCTAAAGCGAATGCCGGCAAGAAGGTCAGGATCGAAGGCCATTGCGACGAAAGAGGCACCGTGGAGTACAACCTTGTCCTCGGACAGAAGAGGGCAGA
Proteins encoded in this region:
- a CDS encoding OmpA family protein, whose product is MKGETPPPKAEPAKVAPPEQKAEVPVAVSPLKDINFDFDKYAIRDADGAILKENMKWFQAKANAGKKVRIEGHCDERGTVEYNLVLGQKRA